The following proteins are co-located in the Prinia subflava isolate CZ2003 ecotype Zambia chromosome 16, Cam_Psub_1.2, whole genome shotgun sequence genome:
- the ATOX1 gene encoding copper transport protein ATOX1 — protein MPKHEFFVDMTCEGCSNAVTRVLHKLGGVNFDIDLPNKKVFIDSEHSVDTLLETLKKTGKNASYLGEKSA, from the exons ATGCCG AAACACGAGTTCTTCGTGGACATGACCTGTGAAGGCTGTTCCAACGCGGTCACCCGTGTCCTGCATAAGCTGGGAG GTGTCAACTTTGATATTGACCTGCCCAACAAGAAGGTGTTTATTGACTCAGAGCACAGTGTTGACACCCTGTTGGAAACCCTCAAGAAGACTGGAAAGAATGCTTCCTACCTCGGGGAGAAGTCTGCATAG